A part of Microbacterium atlanticum genomic DNA contains:
- a CDS encoding acyl-CoA thioesterase — MNVLWRTLIVMLTARRRLRRSGRLGPAEIGRIRVTTLPTDIDLLRHMNNGRYLSLFDLGRWDLLVRTGLLDVMKRYGWYAVVSSETVTFRKSLNLWQRFDIESRMIGHDDKAVYLEHRAVVDGEVYARAIIRARMMKRTGGTLSHEELFAAVGRPEGIPEVEAWVHDWAAASALPPTRAEAPSVWN; from the coding sequence GTGAACGTTCTGTGGCGAACCCTCATCGTGATGCTCACCGCCCGGCGGCGCCTGCGCCGCAGCGGACGGCTCGGACCCGCCGAGATCGGGCGCATCCGGGTGACGACGCTCCCCACCGACATCGATCTGCTGCGCCACATGAACAACGGGCGCTACCTGTCGCTGTTCGACCTCGGCCGATGGGACCTGCTCGTCCGCACGGGGCTGCTCGACGTCATGAAGCGCTACGGCTGGTACGCGGTCGTCTCGAGCGAGACGGTGACCTTCCGCAAGTCCCTCAACCTGTGGCAGCGGTTCGACATCGAGTCGCGCATGATCGGGCATGACGACAAGGCCGTGTACCTCGAGCATCGTGCGGTCGTCGACGGAGAGGTCTACGCCCGTGCCATCATCCGCGCCCGCATGATGAAGCGGACCGGCGGCACGCTGTCGCACGAGGAGCTCTTCGCCGCGGTCGGCCGGCCCGAGGGCATCCCGGAAGTCGAGGCGTGGGTGCACGACTGGGCCGCGGCATCCGCTCTCCCGCCGACGCGCGCGGAGGCGCCGAGCGTCTGGAACTGA
- a CDS encoding HNH endonuclease signature motif containing protein, with protein sequence MTNLADALLGLGDALAEVTATAFGDSGMAASTDAGVLSALAAAGRVQRLAEAMMIAAVAEITDRDAAVPHADRITTRYGCRSAGELVQRATRASGRTAAEVSRAAKATARRRSLSTGEALPAEFPRLRDAVAGGHLGVEGVVAVVGAFRSSVGRAELLAADEELAAAARGEGTDAAPPASADELRALAQVWAAYLDQDGSEPVESRAMRRRGFTLGRRAEDGLVPVRGRLLPEVAAQLQLGFDSVLNPKGEGAPPLGPCFAETEDEDPRRRFADEEPVGAAADQRTHEQKQHDALAALLTVAAASGELPILGGAAPTLVVSVREEDLAGGRGYAHLPGGDEPISIAAARHVACAGAVQRVVLADNGRIVSIQTLDRVFNHHQRKAITLRDGQCVIPGCHVRPQWCEIHHVEEHSRGGPTRTDNGVLLCWFHHRTIDSGGWQIRMIDGVPYVKGPYWWDAHVKWRPVTTSPTRRRDLIALRT encoded by the coding sequence ATGACGAACCTCGCCGATGCCCTTCTCGGGCTCGGCGATGCGCTCGCCGAGGTCACCGCGACAGCGTTCGGTGACAGTGGCATGGCGGCGTCGACCGACGCCGGCGTGCTCTCGGCTCTTGCGGCAGCGGGACGCGTTCAGCGCCTGGCCGAGGCGATGATGATCGCGGCGGTGGCTGAGATCACCGACCGTGATGCCGCCGTCCCGCACGCCGATCGCATCACGACGCGATACGGCTGTCGCAGCGCCGGTGAGCTGGTGCAGCGGGCGACGCGAGCCTCGGGACGAACGGCGGCCGAGGTCTCGAGGGCCGCGAAAGCGACCGCGCGGCGCCGTTCGCTCTCGACGGGTGAGGCGCTGCCGGCCGAGTTCCCCCGGCTGCGCGATGCGGTGGCCGGGGGACACCTCGGTGTCGAGGGCGTCGTGGCCGTGGTCGGTGCCTTCCGCAGCAGCGTCGGCCGGGCCGAGCTGCTCGCCGCCGACGAGGAGCTGGCGGCCGCGGCGCGAGGCGAGGGAACGGACGCCGCGCCCCCCGCCTCGGCGGACGAGCTGCGCGCCCTCGCGCAGGTGTGGGCGGCGTACCTCGACCAGGACGGCTCCGAGCCCGTGGAGTCGCGGGCGATGCGCCGGCGCGGATTCACGCTCGGGCGCCGCGCTGAGGATGGGCTGGTGCCGGTTCGCGGGCGTCTCCTGCCCGAGGTCGCCGCGCAGCTGCAGCTGGGGTTCGACAGCGTGCTGAACCCGAAGGGCGAAGGGGCGCCGCCCCTTGGCCCGTGTTTCGCCGAGACGGAAGACGAGGACCCTCGCCGCCGATTCGCAGACGAGGAGCCGGTCGGGGCGGCAGCTGACCAGCGCACGCACGAGCAGAAGCAGCATGACGCGCTCGCGGCGCTGCTCACGGTGGCGGCGGCCTCGGGTGAGCTTCCGATTCTGGGCGGTGCAGCGCCGACCCTTGTCGTGTCGGTGCGCGAAGAGGATCTCGCCGGCGGTCGCGGCTACGCACACCTTCCCGGCGGTGACGAGCCCATCTCGATCGCGGCAGCCCGGCACGTGGCGTGCGCCGGCGCGGTGCAGCGCGTGGTGCTCGCAGACAACGGCCGGATCGTCTCGATCCAGACCCTCGACCGCGTCTTCAATCACCACCAGCGCAAGGCGATCACGCTTCGCGACGGTCAGTGCGTCATCCCCGGTTGCCATGTGCGCCCGCAGTGGTGCGAGATCCACCACGTCGAGGAGCACTCGCGAGGCGGGCCGACGCGCACCGACAACGGGGTGCTGCTGTGCTGGTTCCATCACCGCACGATCGATTCCGGCGGGTGGCAGATCCGCATGATCGACGGCGTGCCGTATGTCAAGGGCCCGTACTGGTGGGACGCGCACGTCAAGTGGAGACCCGTCACGACGTCGCCGACACGACGACGAGATCTGATCGCGCTTCGCACCTGA
- a CDS encoding LysR family transcriptional regulator, producing the protein MFELRRLRLLHELSLRGTLAAVAAALSYSPSTISQQLAQLEKEAGVPLLAPEGRRVRLTEHGEVLAAHAARALDLDERARGELESLHPGLAPVRVAVMQTAALTIVPAALALLADRAGHLRIELVEMPPEQGLFELAARSVDLVIAEQYPGHTRPLAEGIDRESLGTDPVRVAVPAGDPAASLAELRDRVWVMEPAGTAARLWAVQQCRAVGFEPDIRFELADLSAHARLIAAGQAVGVLPDLLWGGAPAPVSSVELPGRPAREIFLAQRASSQGRAGITEVRGALRDAFPAQGRSTAG; encoded by the coding sequence GTGTTCGAACTCCGCCGGCTCCGCCTGCTGCACGAGCTCTCGCTGCGCGGCACGCTGGCCGCGGTGGCGGCGGCGCTGTCGTACAGCCCGTCGACGATCTCCCAGCAGCTCGCGCAGCTCGAGAAGGAGGCGGGCGTGCCGCTGCTCGCTCCGGAGGGCCGGCGGGTGCGGCTCACCGAGCACGGCGAGGTCCTGGCGGCGCACGCGGCGCGCGCCCTCGACCTCGATGAGCGCGCACGCGGCGAGCTCGAGTCCCTCCATCCGGGACTGGCTCCGGTGCGCGTCGCCGTGATGCAGACGGCGGCGCTGACCATCGTCCCGGCCGCGCTCGCGCTGCTGGCAGACCGAGCCGGGCACCTCCGCATCGAACTGGTCGAGATGCCGCCCGAGCAGGGACTCTTCGAGCTGGCCGCCCGCAGCGTCGACCTCGTGATCGCCGAGCAGTACCCCGGCCACACCCGCCCGCTTGCGGAGGGCATCGACCGCGAGAGCCTGGGCACCGACCCCGTGCGCGTGGCGGTCCCTGCCGGGGATCCCGCCGCGTCGCTGGCCGAGCTACGCGACCGCGTGTGGGTCATGGAGCCGGCGGGCACCGCCGCCCGGCTGTGGGCCGTCCAGCAGTGCCGGGCCGTCGGATTCGAGCCGGATATCCGCTTCGAGCTGGCCGATCTGTCGGCTCACGCCCGCCTGATCGCCGCCGGCCAGGCCGTGGGAGTGCTGCCCGACCTCTTATGGGGAGGCGCCCCGGCGCCGGTCTCCTCCGTCGAGCTCCCCGGCCGTCCGGCGCGTGAGATCTTCCTCGCCCAGCGGGCGTCGTCACAGGGCCGGGCGGGGATCACCGAGGTGCGCGGCGCGCTGCGCGACGCGTTCCCGGCGCAGGGACGCAGCACCGCCGGCTGA
- a CDS encoding EAL domain-containing protein: protein MVSTPQLTRDLRTALSAGALTLAFQGQFDLQTGGPAPSETSVPVGVEALCRWNHVTLGAVPPDRFIPLAERGAFLEEVDTQVFALASGHVSRWRKAGHAIALAVNASPAHFSARYAHTVLRRLEELQLDPDGVTVEITEAPLPQLRPGMLSAIEALRAEGVAISVDDFVADGDVRMLETLPIDEVKIDRSLTQRRDAAAEDAIAAVVQSSVAHGWRVVAEGIETLDDFERSRNRGCHRGQGYLWGLPLPAEQMDAVLAGDA, encoded by the coding sequence ATGGTCAGCACGCCTCAGCTCACTCGGGATCTGCGGACGGCTCTGTCGGCCGGTGCCCTGACGCTCGCGTTTCAGGGTCAGTTCGATCTGCAGACGGGTGGTCCCGCGCCGTCGGAGACCTCCGTGCCCGTCGGCGTGGAGGCGCTTTGCCGCTGGAACCACGTCACGCTGGGGGCGGTCCCCCCCGACAGATTCATCCCACTCGCCGAGCGCGGCGCGTTCCTCGAGGAGGTCGACACCCAGGTGTTCGCCCTGGCGAGCGGACATGTCTCCCGGTGGCGGAAGGCCGGGCACGCCATCGCCCTGGCGGTGAACGCCTCTCCCGCGCACTTCTCCGCGCGCTACGCGCACACGGTCCTGCGCCGCCTGGAAGAGCTGCAGCTCGATCCCGACGGCGTGACGGTCGAGATCACGGAGGCACCGCTCCCCCAGCTGCGCCCGGGCATGCTGTCGGCCATCGAGGCGCTGCGTGCGGAGGGTGTGGCGATCTCTGTCGACGACTTCGTCGCCGACGGCGACGTCCGGATGCTGGAGACACTCCCGATCGACGAGGTGAAGATCGATCGATCGCTCACCCAGCGCCGCGACGCCGCCGCAGAGGACGCGATCGCCGCCGTGGTGCAGAGCAGCGTCGCCCACGGCTGGCGCGTCGTCGCGGAGGGCATCGAGACGCTCGACGACTTCGAGCGGTCTCGCAACCGCGGCTGCCACCGTGGCCAGGGCTACCTGTGGGGGCTGCCGCTGCCGGCGGAGCAGATGGACGCCGTGCTGGCCGGCGACGCCTGA
- a CDS encoding ATP-dependent DNA ligase codes for MGTLTYDSRVTASFDDRILAHLQTVIWAKLRRGESFPFTWTDPMRSGLGRTSVWLSPHVSLSFEYFGGRQPRLNPGWVEALTKAANSPAGLTIVPEPEAPAGTT; via the coding sequence ATGGGCACGCTCACCTATGACTCCAGGGTCACCGCTTCGTTCGATGACCGCATCCTCGCGCACCTGCAGACCGTGATCTGGGCCAAGCTGCGTCGGGGTGAGTCCTTCCCGTTCACGTGGACGGACCCGATGCGCAGCGGCCTGGGGCGCACCTCGGTCTGGCTCAGCCCGCACGTGTCGCTCTCGTTCGAGTACTTCGGCGGGCGACAGCCGCGCCTGAATCCCGGGTGGGTCGAAGCGCTCACGAAGGCGGCGAACTCGCCCGCGGGCCTGACGATCGTGCCCGAACCGGAAGCGCCGGCAGGCACCACGTAG
- a CDS encoding GNAT family N-acetyltransferase, with product MEADTQTDIVVRPVRDVDAEALGRVHATCWHETYDHLISRAALEAVSPKRLAELWTHWAVQGPEFKMFAALVNGEIVGFAGSGPARDKDAPRFRELYFIYLLDAYHGTGIGQKLFDSVVESGEGLYLWVADDNPRAHRFYTRNGFTLDGATHTEPFLGETLTEVRFVR from the coding sequence ATGGAAGCCGACACCCAGACCGACATCGTCGTCCGTCCGGTGCGCGACGTCGACGCGGAGGCCCTCGGCCGCGTCCACGCGACGTGCTGGCACGAGACGTACGACCACCTGATCAGCCGCGCCGCCCTCGAGGCGGTCTCGCCCAAGCGTCTCGCCGAACTGTGGACCCACTGGGCCGTCCAGGGCCCCGAGTTCAAGATGTTCGCCGCCCTCGTGAACGGTGAGATCGTCGGATTCGCCGGCTCCGGCCCGGCACGTGACAAGGACGCCCCGCGCTTCCGCGAGCTCTACTTCATCTACCTGCTCGACGCCTACCACGGCACCGGCATCGGCCAGAAGCTCTTCGACTCGGTCGTCGAGTCCGGCGAGGGCCTGTACCTGTGGGTCGCCGACGACAACCCCCGCGCGCACCGGTTCTACACGCGCAACGGGTTCACGCTCGACGGTGCGACGCACACCGAGCCCTTCCTCGGCGAGACGCTCACCGAGGTGCGCTTCGTGCGCTGA
- a CDS encoding sensor domain-containing diguanylate cyclase — protein MTDVPALTFNGDLPGDDAEVLRLRECSTEPIRTIGAIQSHGILFAIDEVTGVVVAASANAESWLGRDLREAGSEMVTWSIGHGVAVDPVRAEFEGTLYDVIAHRGTSPLLLELEPVVPELEYVRTGVVGAIQRLAGISDPDELRREAAREIKRITGYDRVMCYHFHDDAHGQVVADEREPDMEPYFGLHFPASDIPVQARSLYIEKRSRVIADTEDAGTPIHTLLPEESPLDLGLTELRAVSPHHLQFMRNMGQASTVSFGIVMNDQLVGMFTCAHRTPRRIPVLLRRALEVLASQVASQLASAEQIRKLRRQLESRERRIALTAPLYGRADAGTVLMSGERTVLDVVPADGAVLRLGDAVETVGVVPPPERLFAVVDELGPGRFRWEALPIERPELAVEIPGVTGLLVVPLGSDGDRLVFVRSEVARTVEWLGDQRPENRDGPLSPRRSFSAWQESVMGRSLPWGDHAQDAYDLGEDIRSAMAARTQAELAELALRDALTGLHNRRYLDDRLDGLLSGTEKAVALVFLDLDDFKIVNDTHGHEMGDAVLAAIGRRLSGVARTTDVVVRLGGDEFVIVCVDAGPAEAAAVASRALAAITEPIVLRDVEIRVHASAGVVAAERGATASELLDAADAAMYRAKRGGGGRVSA, from the coding sequence TTGACCGACGTACCCGCTCTCACCTTCAACGGTGACCTTCCCGGCGACGACGCCGAGGTGCTCCGCCTGCGGGAATGCTCGACGGAGCCCATCCGCACCATCGGCGCGATCCAGTCGCACGGCATCCTGTTCGCGATCGACGAGGTCACCGGCGTCGTCGTGGCCGCGAGCGCGAACGCCGAGTCGTGGCTGGGGCGCGACCTGCGCGAGGCGGGGAGCGAGATGGTCACGTGGTCGATCGGCCACGGCGTCGCCGTGGACCCGGTCCGGGCGGAGTTCGAGGGCACGCTCTACGACGTCATCGCCCATCGCGGCACCTCGCCGCTGCTGCTCGAACTCGAGCCGGTGGTCCCCGAGCTAGAGTACGTCCGCACCGGCGTCGTCGGCGCCATCCAGCGGCTCGCAGGCATCAGCGACCCGGACGAGCTGCGCCGTGAGGCCGCCCGGGAGATCAAGAGGATCACCGGCTACGACCGGGTGATGTGCTACCACTTCCACGACGACGCGCACGGCCAGGTCGTCGCGGACGAGCGCGAGCCCGACATGGAGCCCTACTTCGGCCTCCACTTCCCGGCATCCGACATCCCGGTCCAGGCCCGGTCGCTGTACATCGAGAAGCGCTCCCGCGTCATCGCCGACACCGAGGACGCCGGGACACCGATCCACACGCTGCTGCCGGAGGAGAGCCCGCTCGACCTCGGCCTCACCGAACTCCGGGCTGTGTCGCCGCACCACCTTCAGTTCATGCGCAACATGGGCCAGGCCTCGACGGTCTCGTTCGGCATCGTGATGAACGACCAGCTGGTCGGCATGTTCACCTGCGCCCACCGCACCCCTCGGCGCATTCCGGTTCTCCTGCGCCGCGCTCTCGAGGTGCTGGCCTCCCAGGTGGCCTCTCAGCTCGCCTCGGCCGAGCAGATCCGCAAGCTGCGCCGCCAGCTCGAGTCGCGGGAGCGGCGGATCGCCCTCACCGCGCCGCTCTACGGCCGTGCCGATGCCGGGACGGTGCTCATGAGCGGGGAGCGCACCGTGCTGGACGTGGTGCCCGCCGACGGCGCGGTGCTCCGGCTGGGCGATGCGGTCGAGACGGTCGGCGTCGTCCCCCCTCCCGAGCGTCTGTTCGCCGTCGTGGACGAGCTCGGTCCGGGCCGCTTCCGCTGGGAGGCGCTGCCCATCGAGCGCCCGGAGCTGGCCGTGGAGATCCCCGGGGTCACGGGGCTCCTGGTCGTTCCGCTCGGCAGCGACGGCGACCGGCTGGTGTTCGTCCGCAGCGAGGTCGCGCGCACCGTGGAGTGGCTGGGCGATCAGCGACCCGAGAACCGCGACGGCCCCCTCTCCCCGCGGCGATCGTTCTCCGCGTGGCAGGAGAGCGTGATGGGCCGGAGCCTCCCGTGGGGCGACCACGCCCAGGACGCGTACGACCTCGGCGAAGACATCCGCTCCGCGATGGCGGCCCGCACCCAGGCGGAGCTGGCCGAGCTGGCGCTGCGCGACGCGCTCACCGGGCTGCACAACCGCCGATACCTCGACGATCGCCTCGACGGCCTCCTCAGCGGCACCGAGAAGGCGGTCGCGCTCGTCTTCCTCGACCTCGACGACTTCAAGATCGTCAACGACACCCACGGGCACGAGATGGGCGATGCGGTGCTGGCCGCGATCGGCCGGCGCCTGAGCGGCGTCGCCCGGACGACCGACGTGGTCGTGCGACTGGGAGGCGACGAGTTCGTGATCGTGTGCGTCGACGCGGGACCTGCCGAGGCCGCCGCGGTCGCGAGCCGGGCGCTGGCCGCGATCACCGAGCCGATCGTGCTGCGCGACGTCGAGATCCGTGTGCATGCGTCGGCCGGCGTCGTCGCCGCCGAGCGCGGCGCAACGGCGAGCGAGCTGCTGGACGCCGCGGACGCCGCGATGTACCGCGCAAAGCGCGGAGGCGGCGGCCGCGTCTCAGCGTGA
- the cofE gene encoding coenzyme F420-0:L-glutamate ligase, producing MPRAALTVWPLHGIPEITAGTDLVDVIATAAAGELADGDILIVTSKIVSKAEGRFVVAEDREDAITSETVRVVASRTSPTGSTTRIVENRLGMVSAAAGVDASNTPEGTVLLLPVDPDASARAIAGGLRERLGVAVGVIVSDTLGRAWREGQTDHAIGAGGVLVFEDLRGETDAEGRPLVVTMPCVGDELAAAADLVKGKAARLPVAVVRGRADLVGPLDLPGARSIVRPPERDMFRLGADEAYAEGFAAGAASGSNSAG from the coding sequence ATGCCCCGCGCCGCCCTCACCGTCTGGCCGTTGCACGGCATCCCCGAGATCACCGCGGGAACCGACCTCGTCGACGTCATCGCGACGGCCGCCGCGGGCGAGCTCGCCGATGGGGACATCCTCATCGTGACCTCGAAGATCGTCTCGAAGGCCGAGGGGCGCTTCGTCGTCGCCGAGGACCGCGAGGACGCGATCACCTCCGAGACCGTGCGGGTCGTGGCATCCCGCACCTCCCCCACCGGCTCGACGACCCGCATCGTCGAGAACCGCCTCGGCATGGTGTCGGCGGCCGCCGGTGTCGACGCGTCGAACACCCCCGAGGGAACCGTCCTGCTGCTGCCCGTCGACCCCGACGCCTCTGCGCGCGCCATCGCCGGCGGGCTGCGCGAGCGGCTGGGCGTCGCGGTGGGCGTCATCGTCTCGGACACCCTGGGAAGGGCGTGGCGCGAAGGTCAGACGGACCACGCGATCGGCGCCGGGGGCGTGCTGGTATTCGAGGATCTGCGCGGAGAGACGGATGCCGAGGGCCGGCCCCTCGTCGTCACCATGCCGTGCGTCGGCGACGAGCTCGCGGCGGCGGCTGATCTCGTGAAGGGCAAGGCGGCCCGTCTCCCGGTCGCGGTCGTGCGCGGCCGCGCCGACCTCGTCGGGCCCCTGGACCTCCCGGGCGCCCGCTCGATCGTCCGGCCGCCGGAGCGCGACATGTTCCGGCTGGGCGCCGACGAGGCCTACGCCGAGGGCTTCGCCGCGGGCGCGGCATCCGGATCGAACAGCGCCGGATAG